The genomic segment CCACTTGCCGTCCGCCGACCACGAGAGCGACCGCACCTTGGCGGGATAGCCCGACATCCGCATGTGGCCGCGGTCGGGCTGGAGGCGCCAGCCATGCAGCGCGTTCTCCTGCATGGTCGAGACGACGAAGCGGCCGTCGGGCGACCACGTCACGTCGAGATGCGAGCCCTTCCACTCGATGAATTCGGGCGGCGTTTCGAGGTTCGGGTACCAGAGGCTGACGCCGTTGTAGTGGGCCACCGCGAGCCGGTAGCCCTTCGGCGCGAAGGCGAGGCCGCGGCCGGTGGTGGGCGCCGTGAGGGTTTTTTCGCGGCCCTTGGCGTCGCGGGCGACGATCGCGCGGCCCGAGGCGAAGGCGAACGAGCCGTCGCCGTGGAGCGCCAGCGCGTCGATCCAGCCGCCGCCCTTGGCCTGCGCCAACTCGCTCGACCGGCCGTCCGCCGCCGTCGCGACCACGCGGCCGTCGTCGCCCCCGCTCACGAGCCGGGCGCCGTCGCTGGCCGCCACGAGGATGCCGCTGTCGGGATGAGCCGCCACGGTCTCGGTCGCGCCGTCGCGGGCCAGCAGCACGCCGCCGTCAGCCAGCGCCAGCGCCAACGTCCCCTTGAGCCAGTGGGCGGCGGTGACGTGGGCGCCGGCCGCGATATCAGCGACGTGGTCGGTAAGGGAGGGAGCGGAGGCGCTCATGCCGGAGGGGTCTTCCTTCAGATCTTGGTCAGCGTCACCGGCGCGCGCCGGTACACGAGAGTGAACAGGGTCGCGGCAAGGCATAGCCCGGCCGCCACGCCGGCGGGAATCGCCAGCGCCGCGATTCCGAGATGCGCATGGGCGAGCGTGCCCGCAACCGCCCCGACCAGGAGCGAGAGCCAGACCGACCCGTCGCCGACCCATCCCAGCCGTGGTCCCCTGCCGGCGAGCGCCAGCGCCGCCTTCTGCCCGAACGCGAACAGCGCGCCCGTGACGAAGGTGGTGCCGGCACGAAAGCCCTGAACATGAGCGAGCACCGCGTTCTGCCCGCCCATGGCGAGCGCCAGGAACAGCGAGGCCACGCCGACATGGGCGTGCTCGGCGGCCAGGGCGACCGCCGCCGTCAGGGCGACGGCTTCCAGGCCGAGCACCGCGGGCGTGACCCAGCGCGGCGGGCACAGGGCGGCGATGGCGCCCCCCGAGACCGCGCCGACGAGGAAGGCGCCGATCAGCAGCGCCGGCAGCACGGCGCCGAGCGGCTCGCCATGGCCCAGCGCGACAGCGAGCTGCGTCGTGTTCCCGCTCATGAGCGAGGTGTAGAGGCCGCCGAGCCGGATGAAGCCGAGCGCGTCCACGAATCCGGCGAGCGCCGTGAGCACGACGCCGAAGCCGATCTGCCAGGGTCGGGTCACGGGGTCGGCACGATCGTTAAGGCGCTCTTCGAACGGCAGGCGGGTGCGGGGGCGAAAGACAGGCTCATCCGACAAGGGCTTAGGGGTGTCATCGCGTCAGGCGTGACTGAAAACAGTTCCTGCACCGTACCGTCAAGGTTAACCGATCGGTTACCAAATGCGCGCAAATCGAAGCAATCACGGTGAACGAGGCCCTTCACGGCCCCGTTGGTCCGGCGATCCGCAAGCTCGGCTGTTGTCCGAGCACGGGTGAGTTGGAGTTCTGCCATGATCCCCTTCGCCTGCATCCCCGCTGCCCTGCCGCCGTTCTCTCTGGCGCGCCACGCCGACACGATCCTCGTGGTCGAGGACGAGTCCTTCGTCTGCGAGCTGGCCGCCGAGGCGCTGCTCGACGAAGGCTACCGGGTGCTGACCGCCGCCGATGCGGAGGAGGCGGAGGCGATCCTGTCGCGTGAGCACGTGGACCTGCTCTTCACCGATATCGATCTGGCCCGCAACACGAACGGCATCGCGCTCGCCCGCAGCGCCCGGCGCAGCCTGCCGCGCCTTCCGGTGGTCTACACCTCCGGTGGCCGCGACGGCCTCTCCGCCGCCGAGGCGGTGAACGAATCGGTGTTCATGCCCAAGCCCTACCGCGCCGCGCAGCTCGTGGCCGTGACCAACGACCTGCTGCGCCACCGCGGCTGAGTTTCCCCGCCCTCAACCCATACGAGACGTGACCATGCGTCGCCTGATCGCCTGCGCCTTCCTGATGCTCGCCGCGATGCCGGCCGCCCGAGCCGAATGCAATGTCGAGGATACCGGGCTCGAACCGACGATCGCGGCGAAGAAGGAGCTTCAGGAAACCAAGAACGCCCAAATCGTGCGCGACCTGCGGACGCTCCGCGACGCCGCCATCGTGCTCGAATCCTACGGCTTCCCGGACGAGTGCAAGCGCCTCGTCGCCATCGTGAAGGGTCTGGCCGCCAAGCCCGACGACACGATCAAGCGCAGCAGCGACACCGACGAGGAAAAGGCCGAGGAGATCCAGGAATCCCGCGAGCCGAAGGCGCCGAAGGAGCGCGGCGGCTCCGGCCGGTAAATCGCTTCAG from the Methylorubrum extorquens genome contains:
- a CDS encoding WD-40 repeat family protein (Evidence 3 : Putative function from multiple computational evidences), with translation MSASAPSLTDHVADIAAGAHVTAAHWLKGTLALALADGGVLLARDGATETVAAHPDSGILVAASDGARLVSGGDDGRVVATAADGRSSELAQAKGGGWIDALALHGDGSFAFASGRAIVARDAKGREKTLTAPTTGRGLAFAPKGYRLAVAHYNGVSLWYPNLETPPEFIEWKGSHLDVTWSPDGRFVVSTMQENALHGWRLQPDRGHMRMSGYPAKVRSLSWSADGKWLATSGAEAAIVWPFDSKEGPTGKAPRECGVRPARVSQVAFHPKAPVLAIGYEDGCVLLVRFSDASELLVRPAVKGSAISALAWDPAGARLAFGCADGQAGLLTLPA
- a CDS encoding conserved protein of unknown function; putative membrane protein (Evidence 4 : Unknown function but conserved in other organisms), translating into MSDEPVFRPRTRLPFEERLNDRADPVTRPWQIGFGVVLTALAGFVDALGFIRLGGLYTSLMSGNTTQLAVALGHGEPLGAVLPALLIGAFLVGAVSGGAIAALCPPRWVTPAVLGLEAVALTAAVALAAEHAHVGVASLFLALAMGGQNAVLAHVQGFRAGTTFVTGALFAFGQKAALALAGRGPRLGWVGDGSVWLSLLVGAVAGTLAHAHLGIAALAIPAGVAAGLCLAATLFTLVYRRAPVTLTKI
- a CDS encoding protein of unknown function (Evidence 5 : Unknown function), with amino-acid sequence MSAWRARENGGRAAGMQAKGIMAELQLTRARTTAELADRRTNGAVKGLVHRDCFDLRAFGNRSVNLDGTVQELFSVTPDAMTPLSPCRMSLSFAPAPACRSKSALTIVPTP
- a CDS encoding putative Response regulator receiver domain (cheY-like protein) (Evidence 3 : Putative function from multiple computational evidences; Product type r : regulator) encodes the protein MIPFACIPAALPPFSLARHADTILVVEDESFVCELAAEALLDEGYRVLTAADAEEAEAILSREHVDLLFTDIDLARNTNGIALARSARRSLPRLPVVYTSGGRDGLSAAEAVNESVFMPKPYRAAQLVAVTNDLLRHRG
- a CDS encoding exported protein of unknown function (Evidence 5 : Unknown function), translating into MRRLIACAFLMLAAMPAARAECNVEDTGLEPTIAAKKELQETKNAQIVRDLRTLRDAAIVLESYGFPDECKRLVAIVKGLAAKPDDTIKRSSDTDEEKAEEIQESREPKAPKERGGSGR